Below is a genomic region from Stutzerimonas stutzeri.
CGCGGCGGCGGGTCGCAAGCAGAGCTTGCTCCTACAAGGGAGGCTTCGGTGGGGCGCGACCGGTGTTGGGCCCCGCAGGCTCGGTCGAGCGGACCGCTTGTGCAGGAGTGGCCTCTGGCCGCGACCGAGCTTCCGCGCGCGGCGGCGGGTCGCAAGCAGAGCTTGCTCCTACAGAAAGCTTCGGCGTGGCGCGAGCTAAAGCGAACTGGTCACCGCGTAGGCTCGATCGAGCGAACTGCTTGTGTAGGAGTGACGCCTGGCCGCGACCGAGCTTCCGCGCGGCGGCGGGTCGCAAGCAGAGCTTGCTCCTACAGGGGCTTCGGCGTGGCGCGAGCTAAAGCGAACTGGTCACCGCGTAGGCTCGATCGAGCGAACTGCTTGTGTAGGAGTGGCCTCTGGCCGCGATCGAGCTTCCGCGCGCGCGGCGGCGGGTCGCAAGCAGAGCTTGCTCCTACAGGGGAGGCTTCGGTGTGGCGCGACCTGTGTTGGGCCCCGTAGGCTCGGTCGAGCGGACTGCTCGTGTAGGAGTGGCCTCTGGCCGCGACCGAGGCTTTCCGCGCGGCGGCGGGTCGCAAGCAGAGCTTGCGCCTACTGGGGGCTGCCGGTCAAAAGGTGCTGATCACGCAGCGCCCGAACCGCTGGCGCGTCAATGCTTGGTGAGCTTGTCCAGATAGCCCATCGCGAACGCGGAGAACACGAACGTCAGGTGAATGATCACGTACCACATCAGCTGCTCGCTCTCGAGCTGCTGGGCATCCATGAACATGCGCAACAGGTGAATGGACGAAATAGCGACGATCGAGGCCGCGACCTTCATCTTCAGCGAGCCGGAATCCATCTTGCCCAGCCAATCGAGCTTTTCCTTGCCTTCGTCGACGTTGAGTTGCGACACGAAGTTCTCGTAGCCGGACAACATCACCATGACCAGAAGGCCGCCCACCAGCGCCATGTCGATGAGAGAAAGCAATTTGAGGATCAGGTCGCCCTCGCTCAGCGAAAGCACCACAGGAAGAATGTGCCAGATTTCCTGGAAGAACTTGATCGCCAGCGCCAACAGCGCGAACGCCAAGCCAAAGTAGATAGGCGCCAGCAACCAGCGGGCGGCGTACATGCTGTTCTCGATGAAGCGTTCCATCTGTTCTCACTGCGTGGTGGGACTCGGCTGGCGAGTATACGCAGCGCAACAGCGTCTTCAACAACCGCTTGTTGCAATGTATTTAAGGCTGTGGATAAGAATTTCGCGACAAGGCTGGCCGAAACTGCACGCCAGCCTGCGTGCAGCCGCCGAAGCCCTCGATCAGGGCCTGGACTCCCAGCCGCCGAGGTAGCGGGCCTGATTGGCATTGACCTTGCGCAGCTCCGCCTGCATGTGCAGCTGCCAGATCGAAGGAGAATCGGATTCGCCGTAGCCCTGGCCGCAGAGATTGGTGGCAATGGCCTGCAACACCGACTCGGCCTCACGAGGCCCGTGGAATGGCCCCTGCGCCTTGATTGCGGTGGGCTGCCCAGCCTCGAGGCCCGCCGCACAAAGCAAGGTCCAAAGGCCATTACCGCCGGCCAGCGGACGGATCATGCATTCGATACGGGTAACCAGCCCCAAGCATTGACGATTCAGACACAGCGTGTGAGACATGACGGCGATCCTCGCGCTAGGTTGCGCACCGTCATTCGATGCGAATGCGGGGCAGCCTGTTTATCCACAAAACTTGTGGATAACCATGTGGACAGAGAGTGGGAACTCTCCTCCACTGCAGACCCGCCGCCGCTCACATCGTTCCGTCCGTTTATTGCTCGCTCGAGAGGGGCTAGTGTTGCTCGGCGCCCTTCGCGGGTACGGCTGCGGCCTCCGGCGTGGCCGTATCGCCTTTGCCATCATCTTCGAGCTCGATCTCAGCGATGTCACGCAAGCGCTCCACCACTCGCGCGTTGACGCTGCCCTTGGGGAACTGCCCATCCTGGTCTGCTGCGCCTACGGGTTCACCTACCAACAAGGATAGCGCTTCATCCACATGGCGCACGGCATAAATGTGGAAGCGCTCCTGACGCACCGCCTCCAGCACACGCTCATCGAGCATCAGTGTCGTAACGTTGGCGAAGGGAATGATCGCACCCTGCTCGCCCGTCAGACCGCGCGCTTCGCAGAGGCGGAAAAAGCCTTCGATCTTTTCGTTCACACCGCCGACCGCCTGAACCTCACCGAACTGGTTGATCGACCCGGTAATGGCGAAGCACTGCTTGAGCGGGGTTCGCGAGATGGCGGAGATCAGCGCGCAACACTCGCCCAGCGAAGCACTGTCGCCATCGACGTAACCGTAGGATTGTTCCAGCGCGATACTGGCAGAGATTTCCAGCGGGAATTCCTGCGCATAGCGGCTGCCCAGGAAGCCCGTCAGAATCATCACGCCCTTGGAGTGAATCGGCTGGCCGAGATTGACCTCGCGCTCGATATCGACGATCCCCGAGCCGCCCGGGTAAACGGTGGCAGAGATCCGCGCTGGCATGCCGAATGCCGAATCACCGACTTCCAGCACGGTAAGGCCGTTGCACTTGCCGATCGCAGCGCCTTCGCTGTCGATCAGGATGACGCCTGCAAGGATGTCCTCAAGGATGCGTGCCGAGACACGGCCGGTGCGGGTCGCCTTGGCTTTAAGGGCGCGCTCGATATGACCGACGTCGGTGACGTCATCCTTGGCCAGCTGGCGAATGAAGTCCGCCTCGCTGACCAACTGAAACAGATCGCCGATACGCGCCGACAGCCGCCCCTGGTGCTCGGCGAGCCGCGCGCTATAGGTCGCCAGGCGCGCCACCGCAGCCGCGGTCAGCGGCGCCATGCCTTCTTCCGACGTCCGCGTCTTCATCAGCTGCGCGAACTGCTCGAGGCTGTCCTCGGCCAGGGGGATCTCCTCATCGAAATCCACCAGAACCCGAAACATTTCCTGGAAGTCCGGATCGAGGTCCTGCAGCGTGTAGTACAGCTGGCGCGAGCCGATGATTACCACCTTGACGTTGAGCGGGATGACCTCCGGGTTCAGCGTCACCGTCGCCAGACGGCCCAGTTCGGCCAGCGGCGACTCCATTTTCAGGCGCCGCGACTGCAAGGCCCGCTTGAGCGCTTCCCAGACGAAAGGCTCGCTGAGCATCTTTTCGGCTTCGAGCATCAGGAAGCCGCCATTGGCGCGGTGCAGCGCGCCGGGGCGCAGTTGGCGATAACTGGTGTAGAGCGCGCCCTGATCGGTGCTGTATTCGATACGACCGAACAGGTTGTCATAGGTCGGATGCGGTTCGAACACCACCGGTGCCCCGCCATCCAGCGCATGCCCGACCACCAGGCTCGGGCTGTACTGCTCCTCGAGCAGCTGACGGGTCTGGGCGTCCGGACGGTTTTCATCCACCAGCTGCTCGACCACTGTCTTCAGCAGGTTGACCTGAACCGCCTGCAGATAGGCCTCGACCCCGGCGTTCTCGGCGTACTTGTCCGAGAGCGGTGCCAGCAGCGGCTGCAACGCCTGGCTGATGGTTTCGTCGTTGAGCTGTCGCAGCTGATTGCTCGACTCACGCTTCCACAGCGGCAGGCTGGCCAGCCCTTCGTTGAGGCTTACCTCCAGCGCCGAGATATCCTCGTGGTAGCGCTCGCGCTCGGCTTCCGGCAGTTGGGCGAACTCCGCTTCGTCCATCGACTTGCCGTCTTTCATCGGCGTGAAGGCGATGTTGCTGCTGTCGCGGTACAACGCAATGTCCTTTTCCAGCGCCAGCTTCTCGATGACGTCCAGCGCCTTGTCGTAGCGCTGGTTGAACGCACGGTCGATGGCACTTTTCTTCTGCTGGAAGCTGGGGTGTTCGAACACGGCCGGGAAGGTCGCCATCAGATTGTCGATCAGCTGACCGATGTCCGCGATGAATTCCGCGGCGCCGCCCTGCGGCAGCTCCACCACGCGCGGTTCGCGCGGCTCGTCGAAGTTGTTCACATAAACCCAATCCGACGGCGTAGCCAGGCGCTTGCCTTCGGCTTTCAGGTAACGCCGCACAAACGAGAAGCGCCCGGTACCCGGCTCGCCCATCACATAAACGTTATAACCGGGGCGTGGCATCGCCACACCGAATTGCAGCGCCTCTACGGCGCGCTCCTGGCCGAGCACACCGAGAAAAGGCTCCAGTTCGTCAGTGGTCTTGAAATCGAATTGACTGGGTTCGAAGGGACGGGTCAGCGCTTCGGGCGCCAGGCGCAAGCCGGCAGCGACGGTTTCGGGCATTGGGGATCCTTGCTGAGGTGGCCACGGGGCCACGAGTGATGCCGCCATTCTGGCGTTGCCCATGCCAGCCTGCAAGATTCAGGACGCGCCCCCGACGGCCATCGCCTTGCCCCGAGCCTGAAACGACCGCGCTGCAGGAGCGCCCTGCCCTTCGCCATGTTCAGGCACGCCGCGCGCCGATAGGCGCCGCTCGGCACCGGCGCGCCCAGCCGAGCACCGGCACCTCTCGCGCCACGCCCGATCAAACCTGAGACGGGAAAGCCCTCAAACGTCGTTGCGCGCGCGAAGCGCGTCGCGGATTTCGGTCAACAGCACTTCCTCCTTGCTGGGAGCCGGTGGCGCTGAGGGCGCTTCGGCTTCCTTGCGCTTGAGATGATTGATGCCTTTGACGGCGAGGAAGATGGCGAACGCCACGATGGTGAAATCGAACACCGTCTGGATGAAGCGCCCATAGCTGAGGGTGACCGCCGGCGTATCGCCGACCGCCTGCTTGAGCACGATAGCCAGGTCGGAGAAGTCGACGCCACCGATCAGCAAACCCAGTGGCGGTGTCACCACGTCGGCGACGAACGACGAGACGATTTTAGTGAAGGCGGCGCCGATGATGATACCGACGGCCATATCGATGACGTTGCCTCGAACGGCGAACGCCTTGAACTCATTGAGCATACCCATCTGTATGTTCCCTTTGGTCAGTGGAGGAATTCGGAGTCGGAAATTCGCCGTAGCGCTTCAACCCTGTGCAGCATAGGCGGGGTTCAAGCGGCGAGCCAGAGAGGTTGGTCGACGAGCGGGACGCACCAATGGCGCCGGCTTGATCGCCG
It encodes:
- a CDS encoding TIGR00645 family protein, producing the protein MERFIENSMYAARWLLAPIYFGLAFALLALAIKFFQEIWHILPVVLSLSEGDLILKLLSLIDMALVGGLLVMVMLSGYENFVSQLNVDEGKEKLDWLGKMDSGSLKMKVAASIVAISSIHLLRMFMDAQQLESEQLMWYVIIHLTFVFSAFAMGYLDKLTKH
- a CDS encoding Lon protease family protein, whose protein sequence is MPETVAAGLRLAPEALTRPFEPSQFDFKTTDELEPFLGVLGQERAVEALQFGVAMPRPGYNVYVMGEPGTGRFSFVRRYLKAEGKRLATPSDWVYVNNFDEPREPRVVELPQGGAAEFIADIGQLIDNLMATFPAVFEHPSFQQKKSAIDRAFNQRYDKALDVIEKLALEKDIALYRDSSNIAFTPMKDGKSMDEAEFAQLPEAERERYHEDISALEVSLNEGLASLPLWKRESSNQLRQLNDETISQALQPLLAPLSDKYAENAGVEAYLQAVQVNLLKTVVEQLVDENRPDAQTRQLLEEQYSPSLVVGHALDGGAPVVFEPHPTYDNLFGRIEYSTDQGALYTSYRQLRPGALHRANGGFLMLEAEKMLSEPFVWEALKRALQSRRLKMESPLAELGRLATVTLNPEVIPLNVKVVIIGSRQLYYTLQDLDPDFQEMFRVLVDFDEEIPLAEDSLEQFAQLMKTRTSEEGMAPLTAAAVARLATYSARLAEHQGRLSARIGDLFQLVSEADFIRQLAKDDVTDVGHIERALKAKATRTGRVSARILEDILAGVILIDSEGAAIGKCNGLTVLEVGDSAFGMPARISATVYPGGSGIVDIEREVNLGQPIHSKGVMILTGFLGSRYAQEFPLEISASIALEQSYGYVDGDSASLGECCALISAISRTPLKQCFAITGSINQFGEVQAVGGVNEKIEGFFRLCEARGLTGEQGAIIPFANVTTLMLDERVLEAVRQERFHIYAVRHVDEALSLLVGEPVGAADQDGQFPKGSVNARVVERLRDIAEIELEDDGKGDTATPEAAAVPAKGAEQH
- the mscL gene encoding large-conductance mechanosensitive channel protein MscL; translation: MGMLNEFKAFAVRGNVIDMAVGIIIGAAFTKIVSSFVADVVTPPLGLLIGGVDFSDLAIVLKQAVGDTPAVTLSYGRFIQTVFDFTIVAFAIFLAVKGINHLKRKEAEAPSAPPAPSKEEVLLTEIRDALRARNDV